From a region of the Georgenia yuyongxinii genome:
- the fabG gene encoding 3-oxoacyl-ACP reductase FabG: MDEQGARSVLVTGANRGIGRAIAERFVAAGDKVATIYRSGDLPDGVLGVVGDVRDTASIDAAFTQIEAEHGPVEVVVANAGVTRDQLLMRMSDEDFDTVLDTNLAGAFRVARRASKGMIRLRRGRIVLISSVVAMYGGPGQVNYSASKAGLIGIARSITRELGGRGITANVVAPGFIDTAMTQALPEKQQQAYLAAIPAGRFGAVDDVAAAVQFLASDAAAYISGAVVPVDGGLGMGH, from the coding sequence GTGGACGAACAGGGTGCGCGCAGCGTGCTGGTGACCGGGGCGAACCGGGGTATCGGCCGCGCGATCGCGGAGCGGTTCGTGGCCGCCGGTGACAAGGTGGCCACGATCTACCGGTCCGGCGACCTGCCCGACGGCGTGCTCGGCGTGGTCGGGGACGTGCGCGACACCGCCTCCATCGACGCGGCGTTCACGCAGATCGAGGCCGAGCACGGCCCCGTCGAGGTCGTCGTCGCCAACGCGGGGGTGACCCGCGACCAGCTCCTCATGCGCATGAGCGACGAGGACTTCGACACCGTCCTGGACACCAACCTCGCCGGTGCGTTCCGGGTGGCCCGGCGGGCGAGCAAGGGCATGATCCGGCTGCGTCGCGGCCGCATCGTGCTCATCTCCTCCGTGGTGGCCATGTACGGCGGGCCCGGTCAGGTGAACTACTCCGCGTCGAAGGCGGGCCTGATCGGCATCGCCCGCTCGATCACCCGCGAGCTCGGCGGGCGTGGCATCACCGCCAACGTCGTCGCCCCGGGGTTCATCGACACCGCGATGACGCAGGCGCTGCCGGAGAAGCAGCAGCAGGCCTACCTCGCCGCCATCCCCGCCGGCCGCTTCGGCGCCGTCGACGATGTCGCGGCCGCCGTGCAGTTCCTCGCGAGCGACGCCGCGGCCTACATCTCCGGCGCCGTCGTCCCCGTGGACGGCGGCCTGGGCATGGGTCACTGA
- a CDS encoding aminoglycoside phosphotransferase family protein, with amino-acid sequence MADKPAAEVAVDEALVARLLADQHPDLAARPLRLVASGWDNAIVRAGEDLAVRVPRRAAAADLIRHEQRWLPVLAPRLPVDTPVPLRHGEPTAYFPWAWSVTPWLPGTTAAVLAAGERRPLAEPLAAFVTAMHRPAPTDAPHNPVRGVPLRGRHDAVRERLGSGLVPEADRVLTLWEDLSRAPAWTGPPLWLHGDLHPANMLVRDGVLTAVLDFGDLTAGDPATDLATAWLTFDAPGRDSFARALAGAYDEATWRRARGWALSLATALLAHSDDVPLLRAVGEHTLREVLGG; translated from the coding sequence ATGGCCGACAAGCCCGCTGCCGAGGTAGCCGTCGACGAGGCACTGGTCGCACGGCTCCTCGCCGACCAGCACCCGGACCTCGCCGCACGCCCGTTGCGCCTGGTGGCCAGCGGCTGGGACAACGCGATCGTCCGGGCGGGGGAGGACCTCGCCGTGCGCGTGCCGCGCCGCGCGGCCGCCGCCGACCTGATCCGCCACGAGCAGCGGTGGCTACCGGTGCTGGCCCCGCGCCTGCCGGTGGATACCCCGGTCCCGCTGCGCCACGGGGAACCGACGGCATACTTCCCGTGGGCGTGGAGCGTGACCCCGTGGCTGCCGGGGACGACGGCGGCCGTCCTCGCCGCGGGGGAGCGACGGCCGCTGGCGGAGCCGCTCGCCGCGTTCGTCACTGCGATGCATCGGCCCGCCCCCACGGACGCCCCGCACAACCCGGTGCGCGGTGTGCCGCTGCGCGGACGACACGACGCCGTGCGAGAGCGGCTCGGCTCGGGGCTCGTGCCCGAGGCGGACCGTGTTCTCACCCTCTGGGAGGACCTCAGCCGCGCACCGGCCTGGACCGGACCGCCGCTGTGGCTGCACGGCGACCTTCACCCCGCGAACATGCTCGTCCGCGACGGCGTCCTGACCGCCGTCCTCGACTTCGGCGACCTCACTGCCGGAGACCCGGCCACCGACCTGGCCACCGCCTGGCTCACGTTCGACGCCCCCGGCCGCGACTCCTTTGCCCGCGCCCTGGCCGGGGCCTACGACGAGGCGACCTGGCGCCGCGCCCGTGGCTGGGCGCTGTCCCTGGCGACGGCGCTGCTCGCGCACTCCGACGACGTGCCGCTGCTGCGCGCGGTGGGTGAGCACACCCTGCGCGAGGTGCTCGGAGGCTGA
- a CDS encoding SixA phosphatase family protein, whose amino-acid sequence MARTLVLLRHAKAEPEGDLGDAMRPLAGKGRKQATALGPQLADLVGPVDVALVSSALRATETYKLVAAGMKVRAQQVVGEIYEGGPRTVLGLLQDVDEAAATVLVVGHEPTISGLASLLHDARDDLARQVSLGVPTATACVLQVPGTWQELDRSTAHLSRLIRPSH is encoded by the coding sequence ATGGCGCGCACGCTCGTACTGCTGCGGCACGCCAAGGCCGAGCCGGAGGGCGACCTCGGCGACGCGATGCGCCCGCTGGCGGGGAAGGGCCGCAAGCAGGCCACCGCGCTGGGCCCCCAGCTCGCCGACCTCGTCGGACCCGTGGACGTGGCACTGGTGTCGAGCGCCCTGCGGGCGACGGAGACCTACAAGCTGGTCGCCGCGGGGATGAAGGTGCGGGCGCAGCAGGTGGTCGGGGAGATCTACGAGGGGGGTCCGCGCACGGTGCTCGGCCTCCTGCAGGACGTGGACGAGGCGGCCGCCACGGTGCTCGTGGTCGGCCACGAGCCCACTATCTCCGGCCTGGCGTCCCTGCTGCACGACGCCCGCGACGACCTCGCCCGGCAGGTCAGCCTCGGGGTGCCGACGGCGACGGCGTGCGTCCTCCAGGTGCCCGGCACCTGGCAGGAGCTCGACCGCTCGACCGCCCACCTGAGCAGGCTGATCCGCCCGTCGCACTGA
- a CDS encoding SURF1 family cytochrome oxidase biogenesis protein, protein MSAPTTGRYAFLTTPRWLSLIALMVAVSLACVLLGRWQWSRFEERSADSRQVNAVYDASPEPLMEALPTLTVRPGDEWRPVELTGHYVDDATVVLRNRPVDGNAAAHLVTPFVASGGGGNGLVVVVDRGWIAADRADELGADLPAPPSGEVRLTGRLRLAEDPAGRARPTGQMYTLAPEEVLASAAEVTDLTEVAGLPVLDGHVLAAKESPAPPQPLGGYARPAFNYGMNLSYTIQWGLFSVAALGAVVVLARREAADRSGRGPVRTLSRAEFEEDLEVYQQLRATTALPGGSGVSGGSGARLDPAEQQGRDRVIEAAGPEVERD, encoded by the coding sequence GTGAGCGCGCCGACGACCGGTCGCTACGCCTTCCTCACCACTCCTCGCTGGCTCAGCCTGATCGCGTTGATGGTGGCCGTCTCCCTCGCGTGCGTGCTCCTCGGCCGGTGGCAGTGGAGCCGGTTCGAGGAACGCTCGGCCGACTCCCGGCAGGTCAACGCCGTCTACGACGCCTCACCCGAGCCGCTGATGGAGGCGCTCCCCACGCTGACGGTGCGGCCCGGGGACGAGTGGCGGCCCGTCGAGCTCACCGGCCACTACGTCGACGATGCCACCGTGGTGCTGCGCAACCGCCCGGTGGACGGCAACGCCGCCGCCCACCTGGTGACCCCGTTCGTGGCCTCGGGCGGCGGCGGGAACGGCCTGGTCGTGGTGGTCGACCGCGGCTGGATCGCGGCCGACCGCGCGGACGAGCTCGGCGCCGACCTGCCGGCGCCGCCGTCCGGCGAGGTGCGGCTGACCGGACGGCTCCGCCTCGCCGAGGACCCCGCGGGTCGCGCCCGTCCCACCGGGCAGATGTACACGCTCGCGCCCGAGGAGGTGCTCGCCTCCGCCGCGGAGGTGACGGACCTGACCGAGGTGGCCGGCCTGCCCGTGCTCGACGGGCACGTGCTCGCCGCGAAGGAGTCTCCTGCGCCGCCGCAGCCGCTGGGCGGGTACGCACGGCCCGCCTTCAACTACGGGATGAACCTGTCGTACACGATTCAGTGGGGGCTGTTCTCGGTCGCGGCGCTCGGCGCCGTGGTGGTCCTCGCCCGGCGCGAGGCCGCCGACCGCTCCGGCCGCGGCCCGGTGCGCACGCTCAGCCGGGCGGAGTTCGAGGAGGACCTGGAGGTCTACCAGCAGCTGCGGGCAACGACTGCGCTGCCCGGTGGGTCCGGCGTGTCCGGTGGGTCCGGCGCGCGGCTGGACCCGGCCGAGCAACAGGGTCGCGACCGGGTCATCGAGGCGGCCGGGCCGGAGGTCGAGCGGGACTGA
- a CDS encoding cytidylate kinase-like family protein: MSESAAPMQSSRPGRSRPLIAISATYGAGGAVVGQRVADALGVPFLAHTFSSEQMEQAHREGGAANPSAAYLQHRVRGDLATDDDAARSALAELESRSFFEESDEEVRALLTTGGVVVGRAGPYLLRDDPAVLRVLLDGPRDARVAAGAAQEGVDAATAERRQAAHDASRVAVARVHYGVDPNELRHYAVVLDTVVLGFDTAADVIVTAARALHDRTASR; encoded by the coding sequence ATGTCCGAGTCCGCAGCCCCCATGCAGAGCAGCCGGCCCGGACGCAGCCGGCCGCTGATCGCCATCTCGGCGACCTACGGTGCCGGTGGGGCCGTCGTCGGCCAACGGGTCGCCGACGCGTTGGGTGTGCCGTTCCTGGCGCACACGTTCAGCTCCGAGCAGATGGAGCAGGCGCACCGGGAGGGCGGCGCGGCGAACCCGTCGGCCGCCTACCTCCAGCACCGCGTGCGTGGCGACCTGGCAACGGACGACGACGCCGCGCGCTCCGCGCTGGCCGAGCTCGAGAGCCGGTCCTTCTTCGAGGAGAGCGACGAGGAGGTGCGCGCCCTGCTCACCACGGGCGGCGTGGTCGTCGGACGGGCGGGCCCGTACCTCCTGCGCGACGACCCCGCGGTGCTGCGGGTCCTCCTCGACGGCCCGCGTGACGCCCGCGTCGCGGCCGGCGCCGCGCAGGAGGGCGTGGACGCGGCGACCGCGGAGCGGCGCCAGGCCGCCCACGACGCCTCCCGGGTCGCGGTCGCCCGGGTGCACTACGGGGTCGACCCGAACGAGCTGCGGCACTACGCCGTCGTGCTCGACACCGTGGTGCTCGGGTTCGACACGGCGGCAGACGTGATCGTGACGGCAGCGCGGGCGCTGCACGACCGGACCGCGAGCCGATGA
- the fabI gene encoding enoyl-ACP reductase FabI translates to MGLLEGKTILVTGVLKDNSIAFHVARLAQEQGASVILSSFGRQLRLTEITARRLPQPAPVVQLDVQSQEDLAGLAAAVRQHADHLDAVVHSIGFAPQSVMGGNFLAGEWQDVSTAIEVSAYSLKALAVAAKPLMGRGSAVVGLTFDASFAWPVYDWMGVAKAAFEATSRYLARDLGPDGIRVNLVSAGPVRTTAATSIPGFDQVEGGWDDRAPLGWDVSDAEPTARTVLALCSDWLPATTGEIVHADGGVHAMGV, encoded by the coding sequence ATGGGCCTGCTCGAGGGCAAGACGATCCTGGTGACCGGGGTGCTGAAGGACAACTCCATCGCTTTCCACGTGGCGCGGCTCGCGCAGGAGCAGGGCGCCTCGGTGATCCTGTCCTCCTTCGGCCGCCAGCTCCGGCTCACGGAGATCACCGCCCGCCGCCTGCCCCAGCCCGCACCGGTGGTCCAGCTCGACGTGCAGAGCCAGGAGGACCTCGCCGGCCTGGCCGCCGCCGTCCGCCAGCACGCCGACCACCTGGACGCGGTGGTGCACTCCATCGGGTTCGCCCCGCAGTCCGTCATGGGCGGCAATTTCCTCGCGGGGGAGTGGCAGGACGTCTCCACCGCGATCGAGGTCTCGGCCTACTCCCTCAAGGCCCTCGCCGTGGCGGCCAAGCCCCTCATGGGCCGGGGCTCCGCCGTCGTCGGCCTGACCTTCGACGCGTCCTTCGCGTGGCCGGTCTACGACTGGATGGGCGTCGCGAAGGCGGCCTTCGAGGCCACCTCCCGCTACCTGGCGCGCGACCTGGGGCCGGACGGCATCCGGGTCAACCTCGTCTCCGCGGGCCCCGTGCGCACCACGGCGGCCACGTCCATCCCCGGCTTCGACCAGGTCGAGGGCGGCTGGGACGACCGTGCCCCCCTGGGCTGGGACGTCTCCGACGCCGAGCCCACCGCCCGCACCGTGCTGGCCCTGTGCTCCGACTGGCTGCCGGCCACGACGGGGGAGATCGTCCACGCCGACGGCGGCGTCCACGCGATGGGCGTGTGA
- the serB gene encoding phosphoserine phosphatase SerB → MSLPPVPGSAVRAGLVSARPIPETLVRHAVAVIEQGADGVSVTDTSRDGWFGLAVAGTARPGGRSHAELGTELRGPATALGVDSAVTAGPLAADGVGLLVTDVDSTFVTAEVIELIAEHAGTREMVAAVTDRAMRGELDFAASLRERVATLAGLDARVLDEVRAAVRLTPGARELVEAVHAAGGTVGLVSGGFAEIVRPLAEELGIDHVVANTLEVDGGQLTGRTAGAVVDRAAKERHLRAWAAEDGVPLERVVAVGDGANDLDMLAVAGLGVAFCAKPVVQAEAHAALTFPRLDAVLGLLGR, encoded by the coding sequence GTGAGTCTTCCCCCCGTCCCCGGCTCCGCCGTGCGCGCCGGCCTGGTCTCCGCCCGCCCCATCCCCGAGACGCTGGTGCGCCACGCCGTCGCCGTCATCGAGCAGGGCGCCGACGGCGTCAGCGTCACCGACACCTCCCGCGACGGCTGGTTCGGCCTCGCCGTGGCCGGCACTGCACGTCCCGGTGGGCGTTCGCACGCGGAGCTGGGCACGGAGCTCCGCGGCCCCGCCACCGCCCTGGGAGTGGACAGCGCGGTCACAGCCGGCCCGCTCGCGGCCGATGGCGTCGGCCTGCTCGTGACGGACGTGGACTCCACCTTCGTCACCGCCGAGGTCATCGAGCTCATCGCCGAGCACGCCGGTACCCGCGAGATGGTGGCCGCGGTGACCGACCGGGCGATGCGCGGCGAGCTGGACTTCGCCGCCAGCCTGCGCGAGCGGGTGGCCACGCTGGCCGGTCTCGACGCCCGGGTGCTCGACGAGGTGCGCGCGGCCGTCCGCCTGACCCCGGGGGCCCGCGAGCTCGTCGAGGCTGTCCACGCCGCCGGCGGGACGGTGGGCCTGGTCTCCGGCGGCTTCGCCGAGATCGTGCGCCCGCTGGCCGAGGAGCTGGGCATCGACCACGTGGTCGCCAACACCCTCGAGGTCGACGGCGGCCAGCTCACGGGCCGCACGGCCGGCGCCGTCGTCGACCGGGCCGCGAAGGAGCGGCACCTGCGCGCGTGGGCGGCCGAGGACGGGGTGCCCCTGGAGCGGGTGGTCGCCGTGGGCGACGGCGCCAACGATCTGGACATGCTGGCGGTCGCCGGGCTGGGCGTGGCGTTCTGCGCCAAGCCGGTGGTGCAGGCCGAGGCGCACGCGGCACTGACGTTCCCGCGCCTGGACGCGGTCCTGGGCCTGCTCGGCAGGTGA
- the gntP gene encoding gluconate permease GntP, with amino-acid sequence MEWVHILFVVLGIALMLFLNIKFNVNAMLALLLATLFIGFLEMGGIALGWLPTPEGGLNPAVILETIQTGFGSTLGSLAIIVVFGAVIGKLMVDSGAANQIAETLIARFGIRFVKIAMVIAGSVFGLAMFYEVAFIIMAPLIVAVAHEAKMPFMKIAIPAVAATTTAHSLFVPQPGPVALVEAYNADTGMVYIYGILVAIPTIAVTGWVLPRLLGNLDYPVPKLLQAENEVPVSMRPSFGISMLVPLIPAIIMIGATIANAFLVEGTTVHMWVNFVGSPIVAISLAMIAAFYFFGTARRRSFEWVMDSFGGAVKAIAMVVLIIGAGGALKQMIIATGIGDYIGTLMSGSSANPYIMAWLITVLIRLATGQGVVSAMTAAGIIGSAVIDPATGQMVAGVDPALLVLATAAGSNTLTHVNDASFWLFKGYFDLSVKDTLKTWGLLELCNSLVGLGVVLLLSLFVGG; translated from the coding sequence ATGGAATGGGTGCACATCCTGTTCGTGGTGCTCGGCATCGCGCTCATGCTGTTCCTGAACATCAAGTTCAACGTCAACGCCATGCTGGCGCTGCTGCTGGCGACACTGTTCATCGGGTTCCTGGAGATGGGCGGGATCGCCCTGGGGTGGCTGCCGACCCCGGAGGGTGGGCTGAATCCCGCGGTCATCCTCGAGACGATCCAGACCGGCTTCGGCTCGACCCTGGGGTCCCTGGCCATCATCGTGGTGTTCGGCGCGGTCATCGGGAAGCTGATGGTCGACTCCGGCGCCGCGAACCAGATCGCCGAGACCCTGATCGCCCGGTTCGGGATCCGCTTCGTGAAGATCGCCATGGTCATCGCGGGCAGCGTCTTCGGCCTGGCGATGTTCTACGAGGTCGCCTTCATCATCATGGCGCCGCTGATCGTCGCCGTCGCCCACGAGGCGAAGATGCCGTTCATGAAGATCGCGATCCCCGCCGTGGCGGCCACGACGACGGCGCACTCGCTGTTCGTGCCGCAGCCCGGCCCGGTCGCGCTGGTCGAGGCGTACAACGCCGACACCGGCATGGTCTACATCTACGGGATTCTCGTGGCGATCCCCACGATCGCCGTGACCGGCTGGGTGCTGCCCCGGCTGCTGGGCAACCTCGACTACCCGGTGCCCAAGCTGCTGCAGGCCGAGAACGAGGTGCCGGTAAGCATGCGGCCCTCGTTCGGGATCTCGATGCTGGTGCCGCTGATCCCGGCGATCATCATGATCGGGGCCACGATCGCGAACGCGTTCCTCGTCGAGGGCACAACCGTGCACATGTGGGTGAACTTCGTCGGCTCACCCATCGTCGCGATCTCGCTCGCGATGATCGCGGCGTTCTACTTCTTCGGCACCGCCCGGCGCCGGTCGTTCGAGTGGGTGATGGACTCCTTCGGCGGCGCTGTCAAGGCGATCGCCATGGTCGTCCTCATCATCGGTGCGGGCGGCGCGCTGAAGCAGATGATCATCGCGACCGGGATCGGTGACTACATCGGCACCCTGATGTCGGGATCCTCGGCGAACCCGTACATCATGGCCTGGCTGATCACGGTGCTCATCCGGCTCGCCACCGGGCAGGGTGTGGTGTCGGCGATGACCGCCGCCGGGATCATCGGCTCCGCGGTCATCGACCCGGCGACCGGTCAGATGGTGGCAGGGGTCGACCCCGCGCTGCTGGTGCTCGCCACCGCCGCCGGGTCCAACACCCTCACCCACGTCAACGACGCCTCGTTCTGGCTGTTCAAGGGCTATTTCGACCTGTCGGTCAAGGACACGCTCAAGACCTGGGGCCTGCTCGAGCTGTGCAACTCCCTCGTCGGCCTCGGCGTGGTGCTGCTCCTCTCGCTGTTCGTCGGAGGGTGA
- a CDS encoding ABC-F family ATP-binding cassette domain-containing protein has protein sequence MITAHDVSVRIGARELLHEASFRVDTGMRIGLVGRNGAGKTTLTKLLSGQEETASVIQHTGQIVRTGEIGYLPQDPRTGDLQVLARDRVLSARGIDLLLRRIRKAEEKMATATGDAQVKAMEKYVRLDAEFEAQGGWAAESEAARITSNLGLPQRVLEQPLETLSGGQRRRVELARILFSGVDTLLLDEPTNHLDHDSIEWLREYLRTYNGGFVVISHDVELLRQTVNHVFYLDANRSVLDVYNMGWDAYVKQREADERRRHRERANAEKKAGALMAQADKMRAKATKTVAAQNMARRAERLLSGLEETRRADKVAHLRFPDPAPCGKTPLTAEGLSKSYGSLEVFTDVNLAIDRGSKVVILGLNGAGKTTLLRILGGVEEPDTGEVIPGHGLKVGYYAQEHETLDLERTVVENLRSAAPDMDDTGVRSVLGSFLFSGDDADKPAKVLSGGEKTRLALAVLVVSSANVLLLDEPTNNLDPASREEILGALRTFSGAVVLVTHDEGAVEALEPERVLLLPDADEDLWSEQYLELVTLA, from the coding sequence GTGATCACCGCCCACGACGTCTCCGTGCGCATCGGCGCCCGGGAGCTGCTGCACGAGGCGAGCTTCCGTGTCGACACCGGGATGCGCATCGGGCTCGTCGGCCGCAACGGCGCGGGCAAGACGACCCTGACAAAGCTGCTCTCAGGGCAGGAGGAGACGGCGTCGGTCATCCAGCACACGGGGCAGATCGTCCGCACCGGGGAGATCGGCTACCTCCCGCAGGACCCCCGCACCGGCGACCTGCAGGTGCTCGCCCGCGACCGGGTGCTCTCCGCCCGGGGGATCGACCTCCTGCTGCGTCGCATCCGCAAGGCGGAGGAGAAGATGGCCACCGCAACCGGGGACGCGCAGGTCAAGGCCATGGAGAAGTATGTGCGCCTGGACGCGGAGTTCGAGGCCCAGGGCGGGTGGGCGGCCGAGTCCGAGGCGGCCCGCATCACCTCCAACCTCGGCCTGCCCCAGCGCGTCCTCGAGCAGCCGCTGGAGACCCTCTCCGGCGGTCAGCGCCGCCGGGTCGAGCTCGCCCGGATCCTCTTCTCCGGCGTCGACACCCTCCTGCTCGACGAGCCGACCAACCACCTCGACCACGACTCGATCGAGTGGCTGCGCGAGTACCTCCGGACCTATAACGGCGGCTTCGTCGTGATCAGCCACGACGTCGAGCTGCTGCGCCAGACCGTCAACCACGTCTTCTACCTCGACGCCAACCGCAGCGTCCTGGACGTGTACAACATGGGCTGGGACGCCTACGTCAAGCAGCGCGAGGCCGACGAGCGGCGCCGGCACCGCGAGCGGGCCAACGCCGAGAAGAAGGCCGGCGCGCTGATGGCGCAGGCGGACAAGATGCGCGCCAAGGCCACCAAGACGGTCGCCGCGCAGAACATGGCGCGCCGCGCGGAGCGGCTCCTGTCCGGGCTGGAGGAGACGCGCCGCGCCGACAAGGTGGCACACCTGCGCTTCCCCGACCCGGCGCCGTGCGGCAAGACGCCGCTGACCGCCGAGGGGCTGAGCAAGTCCTACGGCTCTCTCGAGGTGTTCACCGACGTCAACCTCGCGATCGACCGTGGCTCCAAGGTGGTCATCCTGGGCCTCAACGGCGCCGGGAAGACGACGCTGCTGCGCATCCTCGGCGGCGTGGAGGAGCCGGACACCGGCGAGGTGATCCCCGGCCACGGCCTGAAGGTGGGCTACTACGCCCAGGAGCACGAGACCCTCGACCTCGAGCGAACCGTGGTGGAGAACCTGCGCTCGGCCGCCCCGGACATGGACGACACCGGCGTGCGCAGCGTGCTCGGCTCTTTCCTCTTCTCCGGCGACGACGCCGACAAGCCCGCCAAGGTGCTCTCCGGCGGCGAGAAGACCCGCCTCGCGCTCGCGGTCCTGGTGGTGTCCTCGGCGAACGTGCTGCTCCTGGACGAGCCCACGAACAACCTCGACCCCGCCAGCCGCGAGGAGATCCTGGGCGCGTTGCGCACGTTCAGCGGCGCCGTCGTCCTCGTCACCCACGACGAGGGTGCGGTCGAGGCCTTGGAGCCGGAACGGGTGCTGCTCCTGCCCGACGCCGACGAGGACCTGTGGAGCGAGCAGTACCTCGAGCTGGTCACGCTCGCCTGA
- a CDS encoding DUF3099 domain-containing protein codes for MRGRHGQESRVYAITSAPRALAEDVHARTVRYLTSMGIRTGCMLLLFVVPGWWKWVAGAGAIFLPMIAVLFANAGRERPVPAETLLSSGDEPPELPRLPYDPNTEYLA; via the coding sequence GTGAGGGGACGACACGGCCAGGAGTCGCGGGTCTACGCGATCACCTCGGCGCCGCGTGCGCTGGCGGAGGATGTGCACGCCCGCACGGTGCGGTACCTCACCTCGATGGGCATCCGCACCGGCTGCATGCTGCTGCTGTTCGTGGTCCCCGGCTGGTGGAAGTGGGTGGCCGGCGCCGGCGCGATCTTCCTGCCGATGATCGCGGTGCTGTTCGCCAACGCCGGGCGTGAGCGCCCCGTGCCGGCCGAGACGTTGCTCTCCTCAGGCGACGAGCCGCCTGAGCTCCCCCGCCTGCCCTACGACCCGAACACGGAGTACCTCGCATGA